From Rhodothermales bacterium, a single genomic window includes:
- a CDS encoding competence protein CoiA family protein, with protein sequence MSPRSVQYLYARDAADAVVSAEVLLAEREAWAEPFRCLGCEAELVAKVLGKKKAKHFAHKPGTTCAPETYLHRLGKEVFRETYLACLASGDPFSITLTHPRVCTKFRSLLRRRCDHGTAERTFDLTRYYNGVRMEKRDGAFVPDLLLFSQDDPERKLYVEIAVTHFLSEPKQASGERIIEIPVEREEDIVRIRARHLSEKEARFVGFAPQPAEVVDAECACGSRVFFALIVYESGKSILKQETLPELVVWRKRLGKKITYARLFEPRHVEEYGLTLDRAGSVYVDLLAEAQEKGFPVRNCFLCRYGAVSWDSFSDQGAFCKITRRSVNSNLAVRCEKYKRGDTPVRLRP encoded by the coding sequence ATGTCACCACGGTCTGTCCAGTACCTCTACGCGCGCGATGCCGCGGATGCCGTCGTCAGCGCTGAGGTGCTCTTGGCGGAGCGGGAGGCGTGGGCGGAGCCGTTCCGGTGTCTGGGGTGCGAGGCCGAGCTCGTCGCGAAGGTTCTCGGGAAAAAGAAGGCGAAGCACTTCGCGCACAAGCCGGGGACGACCTGCGCGCCGGAGACGTACCTCCACCGGCTCGGGAAGGAGGTCTTCCGTGAGACGTACCTCGCGTGCCTGGCGTCGGGCGACCCGTTCTCGATCACGCTCACGCACCCGCGCGTCTGCACCAAGTTTCGGTCGTTGCTGCGGAGGCGGTGCGATCACGGGACGGCAGAGCGGACGTTCGATCTCACGCGGTACTACAACGGCGTACGGATGGAGAAGCGGGACGGGGCGTTCGTCCCCGACCTCCTCCTCTTTAGCCAGGACGATCCGGAGCGGAAGCTCTACGTCGAGATCGCCGTGACGCACTTCCTCTCGGAGCCGAAGCAGGCGTCGGGCGAGCGGATCATCGAGATCCCGGTCGAGCGCGAGGAGGACATCGTGCGCATCCGCGCGCGGCACCTGAGCGAAAAGGAGGCCCGCTTCGTAGGGTTCGCTCCTCAGCCCGCCGAGGTCGTCGATGCCGAGTGCGCGTGCGGCTCCCGGGTGTTCTTCGCACTCATCGTGTACGAGAGCGGGAAGAGTATCCTGAAGCAGGAGACGTTGCCCGAGCTCGTCGTGTGGCGCAAGCGGCTCGGGAAGAAGATCACCTACGCGCGATTGTTCGAGCCGCGGCACGTAGAGGAGTACGGTCTGACGCTGGATCGTGCCGGTTCGGTGTACGTCGACCTGTTGGCGGAGGCGCAGGAGAAGGGGTTCCCCGTCCGCAACTGCTTCCTGTGTCGATACGGCGCGGTGAGTTGGGACAGCTTCTCGGATCAGGGGGCATTCTGCAAGATCACGCGGCGGTCGGTCAATTCGAACCTCGCCGTGCGTTGCGAGAAATACAAGCGTGGTGACACCCCTGTCAGGCTCCGCCCGTAG